The genome window ACCTATGTGGAGATCATTCGTGAATACTGACTCTGACGAAACTATTTGTCAACTCCGATTCGAAATACCTAATGATGTTAAAACCCCAATAAATGTTTATTACAAATTAACTAATTTTTACCAGAATCATAGAGAATACGTTGATTCGATCGATATAGATCAATTAAAGGGTGAAGCTATCCCATACTCTGATCTAGACGATAAATGTGACCCATTTAGAGAATATAATGGAAAGACTGTTTACCCTTGTGGTCTTATTGCAAATTCAATGTTCAATGATACATTTGCAAGTGAGTTTGTTGGAATTGATGATACAAGAAATTATAAACTgactaataataatacagcATGGAGCACTGATAAACATAGATATAAAAAGACAAAATATGATATCAATGATATTGTTCCTCCAGTAAATTGgattaaaaaatttccAAATGGGTATACCGAAGAAAATTTACCTGATCTTAATACTTGGCAAGAATTTCAAGTATGGGCAAGACCTGCTGCATTAccaaatttttataaattaattctaaaaaatgaaactgTAACTCTACCGACAGGAAATTACACTTTTGACATTGGTCTTAATTATCCAGTTGATTCTTTTGATGGTACGAAGTCGTTTGTCCTCACTACAAATACCATTGTGGGTGCACGGAATATAACTTTAGGAGTAGTTTACCTTATTGTAGCGGGTATCTCAACTTTATTCGCATTCATATTCCTGATCAAGGTTCTTCTTTCGCCTAAAGAAAATAGTGATCATCTATACTTAAGAAATGCACATTTAACTGGCAGAAATGGCACCAGACCAGAACTTCCGATAAGGGAGATCCTTTAATCATACTAGGAAATTAATGTGACATagtttttatatatttaagatACTAAGGTTATATAGAGTAagttcaaaaatattaagatTGCCTATATATGTTAAGAAAAGTATGATGCTTGATTCGTGAAAACTCTTCTTGTGATGCATTATCGTTAATCATTTCATATAGTTAagattattgttgaaaACCGAAACCATTTCTAGTTTGTTTCTTCAACCTGTCCCGCATCattaatgaagaagatgattGTGAGCGTTCTGGACTTGAACTAGTCCTAGTATTTGTTTGTTGTTGATTATGTAAACCATGTTTTTCGCCTAAATTTTGTGTTGGCATTTTTGTATAATCATTTGTGTTCTGAAGAgcatttttatcattaaatgaaCTATATATACTTTGAAACGACATACTTGCAGTAGGTTTTTGTTTAACTTTTGTCACTTCAGGCTTTGGTGTTGGTTCAGGGATCTGTCGTATAGGCTCATTTAACATATTAGTGTACGAGTTTCTATTACGGGTAGACATAAATACTCCACCCCCAGATGAGGGTTCACTTTTCTTTTGTAGTTTCTCTTGTTGCCCCATTTGCTTCTTTAgtattttgttttcatcTGGCAAGTCTTCCTTGTGACCTAACCAACCTGGGAAACCTTGGAAAGGCTGCTGATTCTGATAATATTTAACGAGTGCCTTATGAACCAGCGTGGTTTCAATGCTATTACCATCAGAGTCAGACTTCACACTCAATTGTGATAATGAATTCGAAATCGATTTAGTCGATTTCGTAAATTTGTTCCAAAGATTGTCGGAATCAGAATTGGAAGTATATGCACTCATAGTTTGATGACAGTTAAAATAAACTTGTAAATTATGACAACAATTGATCCTTTAACTTAAGATTGCTAAGGATTCTGATGGTTCTCAATAGTTTCAAAGGTAGTGCaattatatacattatGTTGAACTAGTTCAAGATAGGATGTAAATGAAGCAgttgtattttttatacCTGAAAACTTGTCCTTAAACTATTTCTAGTCATGTGACTGGTATACTTAAGAGAGGTTCaagtaatatataaagattacaatatattatatcacTTTTAGCCTATCACAATTCCTTTTAATGGAAGGTTTTGCGTCTTCAAACTTAGATTAGGACATTCTACATATAAATGTGTTTTGATAGATGtgaatcaatatattttataaaattttaccattaaattttctatttacTATATATTCTAAGCTATTGTCTTCTCGACTAAATAAATGTCATATTTGTCCTTTAATTCCTTCATAATTGGATCATTAATTTCTGGAGTATAAGGAGCTAAAAGACCTGGGCCTTCAATTTGGCCATTTAATACCATTTGGGTAGCAATTGCAACTGGATAACCAACAGTGGCAGCCATTGAGCTGTATCCACCAACTTTACCATAATCGACCAAAGTTGAGGTTCTTGTTTCTGTAGTGCCATCTGCCCATTCGATGCCAAATTTATGTTGAAGCACAACCATATCACGCTCATTTTCTGTATATTGCATCAATTCTTCTAATGTGGCACATAATGTATCTAAGGCATTGCCCTTTGGAGTAATAGGAGTAGTGGAAAAAAATCCTAACCATTGGAAACCGTTTAAAATTCTTTCTCTATCTTCATCAGATTTCCATTGAGTTAAGgaatcaattttttttattatatcttgTTTTGAAGATGACTCACTTTGTAAATAACGTTGTAAAGCCTCACTCCATGATATAGGCTTAGTAAAAATGTCATTTTCATCGTCCTTTAACATACCCATGTCAACTAACACCTTAACAAATTCTGGGAAACCTTGATATCTCAAAGTACCTCTAATAACAGTCTCAGCTTCTGGAATTTCatataattctttaaaagCTGTTGAATCTCTATTTGGGTAACAAACGAAGGCGTAACCGGGATAAATGAAATACGGTTTAGCAGAACTCATTAAATCTTCTGAACTTACTTGAACCAATTGATTGTCTTTGTAATACTTTGCAGAATTCCTCAAAGCTAATAAAACACCTCTTGAAGACCAAGAAAATTTGTAACCTAATGGATTGTCAGAATCCTCTGGGGATGGTAAACCACCACAGTATGAAATAAAGGATGTAATTTTACCTTTTTTCTTGTGGACTTCATCAATGACTTTGACAGCATATAAATGATCGATACCAGGATCTAGACCAATTTCATTCATAACGGTGATGCCTGCCTTCTTAATTTCTGGTTCTAATTCTCTTAAAGCCGGAGAAATGTATGAGGAAGTAACAACATTCTTCTTTAATCTAATGGCACTCTTAACAACGGTGgaatgataaatatatggaATCAATGAAATCACTACATCATTTTCTGACAAAACTTTGTCCAATGCAGTTTCATCAGTAACATCTAAAGAAATAGCGCCTGAATTAGTGCCTTTAGCTAATTCTTGTgcattttttaaagttcTACAAGCAACTGTGACTTCAATATCACCtgtttttgataaaacatCGACAACTGGTTTGGCAACAAAACCAGAAcctaataataaaacttttttcaccattatatattattgatacGAGATAGTATATTCCGATTACTGAACCCTTTCTTAATTCTATGGGAGATCAATACTtagatattgataataaaaaattctGACAAAActaagaaagaaaatatcGTAAACTCAAGAGAACCTCGATACttatatacaaaaataagaaCTAGTaacttaaaattttatgaatcataatattattattgatgaCGAACTCCAGTTTTCTTCGTGTTTTACCACACTTGTTAGCATATGGTATATCCTGTTGAATAAACGTTATAATCCCATTAGATACGATGACATATCTACACATATCTTTCTTAATACAAATAACTGGATTGAGTACCAGATGCTTTACAGCAACATAATGGAGCTAAATTCTACTGGGTTTAAAATTCAATGGAACcaaaatatatagataCCTTGCTTCAAACAATTATAGAATAAActatctttatttttttaccTTAATGCTGTGCGATGAGGTGAAATTTTAAGATTTTCAAAGTTTCATCTCATCGCGATGAAAACTATTCCACTGGAAAAGAAACTCTAATTTCCATTGTAAGTTTGCTTCTTCAACCAGTGGATAAAATTAGTGGAATAGTCATGATaacaatgataataatgaagtGTTACTTAATTGTAAGAGAAAGGTGGTTGGTTGGTAATCATGAATTAGAGATtacagatatatatgaatCTAGTTAGCTAGCATCACCATGGATGTTAATGCGTAGTAGCATTTTTTGACTCCTTATACACACGAGGATGGTAGGTGAAATACTTCGTCATAGTTCATATTATACTCAATTCTGACTCAGTCAAAACTAGATCTTGAATCATTTGGTTTGAATTAtctctttatattttttagttATCTAAGTTGAGTTATAAACTCGACGGATGGTAAAATGATCCGTAATATTTGAGTACGATTTATTTCATGTGGTTATGGAGTTTGATGTGTTACCAAAACGTTATGAACCTGTGTTCTGGTTGCTCTATTGGATGTATATAATTGTATGTATATGGTTactatatttatttctaatCCGTTGATTCATTTTTGTTAGGTCTCCGAATGGGATATGTGTTCATTAAGTGTTTCATTTCGTAGAGTTCAATTGGGGTTAATCAGTCAGGTTTCAGACTATGAGAAGATGTTTTCAGCGTAGAAATTGTGTTCCTCTATCACATTTGTTTGTTCCCATAGGTTTCGTTGGTATATAAACCATGACGGTAGTTTGGATTCGACAGGAACTTGGATTATCACGGTATTGTCTTCACTCTTCGATGTCAATTGTTTGTTTGTTGGTTCGTCTATTTTTTCGTCGtctatttttttctctttaGTCTTTTTCGTTGTTAATTCTTTCTGAGatgttttataatattcgTATTCTCCAAGTTCTCTTTTGTTAAAGGCTAGTCTATATTCATTTCCAAATATACCATGACTTttgttatcatttttaGAGTTAGTCTCGTTTTCCTCCTCTTGAACAGACTTCATTCTACTTTGAGTTTCAACTTCAACATCTCCAATCAATTTAAGAATTCTACTAGGAACGCTGGGAGCTTTTAAAAGGTCATCTTCATTGACAAGTTCCACTTTCGACTTGTTCTTATTGGATCCACTATGCACTTTCTTTTTGGTATTTTTACCACCCTTATCGTTCTTATCTTTCTTGTCAAATTTTTTCTCAGTTTGCTTCATCTGTATTTGATTAATTgatgttgttttttttattttgtcaATATCTTGTTTAATAGAaagtttaataatatctaaGAAAGTTTCGGCAAAATAGTTACCATTTTTACCTGCAAATAGTCTATATTCATTCAATATGGAAGCTATATTCCacttttgtaattttctTAATATCCCGACTACAATATTTGTTCTATCGACCAACAAAATGTTATGGTGATCaatattcatcaaataCTCAAAAGTTTTCTTTAAACATATGGCCTTAATTATCATTgattcatcattatcattcAAAACGTACTTTCTGTATCGAGATTTAGATTTACTATCTGAATCTTCTGTTATTAATTCACTAGTCTCATTATCCTTTATTTCATTgtcttttgaattttggttatcattattgtttgtAATATTAGTTGCCTTTTTATGattattatcttttgaAGCATCTAAAGCTTGAACTAAAGAATCATTGCTGTTAGAAGGTCCTGGATTTGATTCTGGGTTGATAGTGTCACCAGATTGTTTGTAAATATCAACAACTTCTTGGGGTGGTGAGAAATCGATATTTCTTATAGAATGCCAACATATATTAGAATTCTTGAAAAACTCTTTAAAATACTTAGAAGGTTCTTGACCGCCGATGAATAACACtgtctttaaatttaatgtttCCAGAAATGAAAGATTTAATGTTTCAACTTTAGCACATCTATAAATGCCTTCTTCAGCGATACCAAAATTTGCAGGAGGTACTAACATTTTATAGCTAAAAATatcttattatttgaaaaatggtgtaatttaatgataatggtATGTTATAAGTCTATCGCGTTAACATTCGTAATAATAAACTGGACATATGAAGTCTCTCagttttaaatatatttatcaagtTTATAAGTAGTATAAAAGTTATCTGATCTATATTTGATTCACGGTTTCTTTTAGTGAGGCACGCTAATTTGctatttttcaaaaatactTATTACACTGAAAATGGTTTTAAAGACAGGgatatattaaaagaagtTTGCTAAACTTTTGAGTGATGagttttgtatttattgtCACTAACTTTGTATAatcttttcttcaaaacGTCAAATTAGTATTGATTAATAATCTTTcctattttattgttttggTGAAAAGTCATCTCTTAGGAagaaatgttaaaaatgtATCATCCATTCAGATTGATGAAGTTATTTCTGTAACTTGTAATACTAATTAAATTACTTTCATCATTGATAAATAGAAATGTTTATGTATCTATTTCTATCTAtctatctatatatatatatatctacaATTCATTAGTTTGTGAATCATtacttaaat of Tetrapisispora phaffii CBS 4417 chromosome 13, complete genome contains these proteins:
- the LYS9 gene encoding saccharopine dehydrogenase (NADP+, L-glutamate-forming) (similar to Saccharomyces cerevisiae LYS9 (YNR050C); ancestral locus Anc_6.376), translated to MVKKVLLLGSGFVAKPVVDVLSKTGDIEVTVACRTLKNAQELAKGTNSGAISLDVTDETALDKVLSENDVVISLIPYIYHSTVVKSAIRLKKNVVTSSYISPALRELEPEIKKAGITVMNEIGLDPGIDHLYAVKVIDEVHKKKGKITSFISYCGGLPSPEDSDNPLGYKFSWSSRGVLLALRNSAKYYKDNQLVQVSSEDLMSSAKPYFIYPGYAFVCYPNRDSTAFKELYEIPEAETVIRGTLRYQGFPEFVKVLVDMGMLKDDENDIFTKPISWSEALQRYLQSESSSKQDIIKKIDSLTQWKSDEDRERILNGFQWLGFFSTTPITPKGNALDTLCATLEELMQYTENERDMVVLQHKFGIEWADGTTETRTSTLVDYGKVGGYSSMAATVGYPVAIATQMVLNGQIEGPGLLAPYTPEINDPIMKELKDKYDIYLVEKTIA
- the TPHA0M02100 gene encoding CDC50/LEM3 family protein (similar to Saccharomyces cerevisiae CDC50 (YCR094W) and YNR048W; ancestral locus Anc_6.374), which encodes MILPKIKKSFKTIVGYGSDKGGTKVSRRPANTSFRQQRLKAWNPILSPQNVLPLLILLACILAPIGIGLIISVISVQDTIIEYTNCSSESTTTSFTQIPDKYIKYHFKQKLNMEPMWRSFVNTDSDETICQLRFEIPNDVKTPINVYYKLTNFYQNHREYVDSIDIDQLKGEAIPYSDLDDKCDPFREYNGKTVYPCGLIANSMFNDTFASEFVGIDDTRNYKLTNNNTAWSTDKHRYKKTKYDINDIVPPVNWIKKFPNGYTEENLPDLNTWQEFQVWARPAALPNFYKLILKNETVTLPTGNYTFDIGLNYPVDSFDGTKSFVLTTNTIVGARNITLGVVYLIVAGISTLFAFIFLIKVLLSPKENSDHLYLRNAHLTGRNGTRPELPIREIL
- the MSO1 gene encoding Mso1p (similar to Saccharomyces cerevisiae MSO1 (YNR049C); ancestral locus Anc_6.375), which codes for MSAYTSNSDSDNLWNKFTKSTKSISNSLSQLSVKSDSDGNSIETTLVHKALVKYYQNQQPFQGFPGWLGHKEDLPDENKILKKQMGQQEKLQKKSEPSSGGGVFMSTRNRNSYTNMLNEPIRQIPEPTPKPEVTKVKQKPTASMSFQSIYSSFNDKNALQNTNDYTKMPTQNLGEKHGLHNQQQTNTRTSSSPERSQSSSSLMMRDRLKKQTRNGFGFQQ
- the OCA4 gene encoding Oca4p (similar to Saccharomyces cerevisiae YCR095C; ancestral locus Anc_6.377): MLVPPANFGIAEEGIYRCAKVETLNLSFLETLNLKTVLFIGGQEPSKYFKEFFKNSNICWHSIRNIDFSPPQEVVDIYKQSGDTINPESNPGPSNSNDSLVQALDASKDNNHKKATNITNNNDNQNSKDNEIKDNETSELITEDSDSKSKSRYRKYVLNDNDESMIIKAICLKKTFEYLMNIDHHNILLVDRTNIVVGILRKLQKWNIASILNEYRLFAGKNGNYFAETFLDIIKLSIKQDIDKIKKTTSINQIQMKQTEKKFDKKDKNDKGGKNTKKKVHSGSNKNKSKVELVNEDDLLKAPSVPSRILKLIGDVEVETQSRMKSVQEEENETNSKNDNKSHGIFGNEYRLAFNKRELGEYEYYKTSQKELTTKKTKEKKIDDEKIDEPTNKQLTSKSEDNTVIIQVPVESKLPSWFIYQRNLWEQTNVIEEHNFYAENIFS